The genomic stretch TAGCGGGTCGCATTGCCCACCAGGTTGACGAGTGCCCGGCGCACCAGCGCAGGGTTGCACAGCGCCGTCGCGCCGCCCTCGACCTGCACCCGTTGCTGCAGCTCCTCCAGCAGCGGTTCGAAGTATTCCGCCACGCGCTGCGCTTCGCTGTGCAGGTCGGTCGGCGTGAGGCTGTCGGCCAGCCGACCGCGGTCGGCCTGCGCCAAGAACAGCATGTCGTTGACCAGGGCCGACTGCTCGCGCAGCACCTCCAGGTTCAGTTGCAGCGTCTCGCGCAACTCGTCGGCCGAGCGCTCCCGGCGCAAGGCCACCTCGGTGGCGTTGATCATCGTCGCCAGGGGTGTGCGCAGCTCGTGGGCGACATCGGCGTTGAAGCCTTCCAGCTGGCCATAGGCCGCCTCGACCCGGTCCAGCGCCCGGTTGAAGGCGTCGACCAGCAGCTGCAGCTCGTGCGTTTGCACGGGGGACAACCGTGCCGCCAGCGCGGTCGGGCTGAGCGAGGCAGCCTCCTGCGACAGCCGGTGGACCGGCCGCAGCGATCGCCGCGCGATCCAGGCCGTCAACAGCACGGTCAGCGCCACGCCCAGGCCGCACACCATGGCGATGGTGGCGCGGTAGCGCCGCAGCAGGGCGGCCTGAGGCCGGGTGTCCACCGCGACGACCAGCTCGGACGCGGGCAGTACCTGGGTTGACGGCAGGCGAACGCGGCGCCCCTCCATCGGCAACCCGTCCTCGCGCCGGACCTGCACGCGGTCGCCGGCCCGCGGTGTGAGCTCGGGTGGACGCTGGCCGCCGTACAGCACGCCCCCGTCGTCGCGCATCAGCCAAATCCGCATCTCGCCGTCGCCGATCAGCACGTCGTCCAGGTGGTGGCGCAGCTCCCCCAGGTCCTGGGCGGACTGGATCTCGTCGACAAAATGCCGCACCACGTCGACCTTGCCGGCCAGGTCCTGGTCCAGGGTGCGGTGCAGCTCCTCTTGCAGGGCGCGCTGCAGCAGCACCGCCACGGTGACGAACACCACGACCGCCACCAACGACAGCGCCAAGGTCAGGTGCGCGGCCATGGAGCGCGTTGCCCTCAACCGCGCGCCTCCAGCACGTAGCCCATGCCCCGCACCGTGTGCAGCAGGGGGCGATCGAATGCGTCGTCCAGCTTGGCGCGCAGCCGCCGCACCGCCACGTCGATCACGTTGGTCTCGCTGTCGAAATGCATGTCCCAGACCTGCTCGGCCAGCACGGTGCGCGACAGCACTTCACCCTGGTGGCGCAACAACAAGGTCAGCAGCGTGAACTCTTTGGGCGTCAGATCCAAGCGCTTGCCCGCCCGCGTTGCCTTGCGGCGGGCCAGGTCCACTTCGAGGTCGGCCAGGCGCAGGGTCGTCACAGGCTGACCGCCTTTGCCAGCGCCGCGGCGCAACAGCGCCTCCACGCGGGCCAGCAGCTCGGTGAATGCAAACGGCTTGACCAGGTAGTCGTCGGCGCCCCCCTTGAGACCCTGCACCCGGTCTTCGACCTTGTCCCGCGCGGTCAGCATCAGCACCGGCGTGTCCTTGCGCGCGCGCAGCTCGCGCAGCACCCCGAAACCGTCGATGCCGGGCAGCATCACGTCCAGCACCACCAGGTCGTATTCGCCCTCGACCGCGAGGTGTTTGCCGTCGATGCCGTCGTGCGCGAGATCGACCACATAGCCGTTCTCGCTCAGGCCCTTTTTGAGGTAGTCCGCCAGCCGGACTTCATCTTCCACCACCAAGATGCGCATGTCTGCAGTGTCGCCCAGGAGCGCCACGGCGTCACATTACGAAACCGTAATGAACTTGTACGGGTGCCGTGGGGGGCGGCTGTCTACAGTCGCGGTCACGGTGTGGCGATCGGTGGCAGCGGTAGTTCGCTCGCCCTGTGGCGCCGTCCTCAACGAAACTGGGAATCGGAGCAGACGATGAATTTCAGAGCCGTGATCCTGGCCGCGGGCCTGGCCTCCCTGGCACCGTGGATCGCCCTGGCGGCGAGTGAGGCGCCGGTCGCCACGGCAACACCGGCGGCCGGCTATGCCCAGGCGGAGGTGAAGAAGATCGATGTCGAGCAAGGCAAGATCACCCTCAAGCACGGCCCGATCGAGAACCTCGGGATGCCGGGCATGACGATGGTGTTCCGCGCCGACGCGGCGACGCTCGCCGGCGTGAAAGTGGGCGACCAGGTGAAGTTCAAGGCCGACAAGGTCGATGGCGCGATCAAGGTGACCGAACTCGCCCCGCAATGAGATCTGTGGCGCAGTCGGGTGTCGGTGACATCCGGTTGCGCCCTGATTCCGCGTCGGATATCTCACGTTTGAACAACATCCAATAGACTGTCGTTTCATGTGGCGTGTCATTCGGTCCGCTCTGTTATGGGTGCTTGCCGTCGCGCTGCCGTTCCAAGGAGCGGTGGCAGCGACGATGATCGCCTGCGGCCCGCATCACCACATGACCGGCGTCGTCGCCTCCCAACCCGCGTCGCACGGGACACATGACGAGGCCGGCGGGCACGCCGAGCACGGCCATGGGCCGCATGCGCACGGGCCTTCGACGTCGGCAGAGGACACCCCCGACGCCCAGGGTACAACCGCAGCCGACGCCCAGCCCGACGCCGAAGCGCACAAACCCGTGGCGTCGAAGTGCAGCGTCTGCGCGTCCTGCTGCTCGGCAGCCGCGTTGCCGGCCTCGGCGATCGTGATCGACCCGTCCCCGGTCGCCCACAGTGTGCGCCCGAGCGTCGAGTCGCACCCCGCGGTCTTCATGACCGACGGCCCCGAGCGGCCGCCCCGAACCTTCCTCGCCTGACACCGCCGTGGTGCGCCTCGGTGGACGCCCAGGTGCGTCCTGAGGCCGCCGTCTTCCACCGCCGCTGGCGTGGGGCGCCCTTGGTGCCCGCCGTGACGCGGAGTGCTTTGCGAGGAATTCATGTCCCACTGGAACACCGCCTGCCTGGCGGCTGCGCTCGGCGTTGTGCTGCCGATCGCGCACGCCCAACCACCCGCTGCCACTCCCGCCCCGGGCGCTTCGGCGCCATCGACCCAGCCCAGCGCGCGGGCCGCCGCGCCGCGTCCTGACGGCACCTACCGTTCCGCCTTCGAGGGCTACCCCCGTTACGCCGACGAGCCGGTGGTGTCCTGGAAAGAGGCCAACGACCATGTCGGCCGCATCGGCGG from Caldimonas brevitalea encodes the following:
- a CDS encoding heavy metal response regulator transcription factor: MRILVVEDEVRLADYLKKGLSENGYVVDLAHDGIDGKHLAVEGEYDLVVLDVMLPGIDGFGVLRELRARKDTPVLMLTARDKVEDRVQGLKGGADDYLVKPFAFTELLARVEALLRRGAGKGGQPVTTLRLADLEVDLARRKATRAGKRLDLTPKEFTLLTLLLRHQGEVLSRTVLAEQVWDMHFDSETNVIDVAVRRLRAKLDDAFDRPLLHTVRGMGYVLEARG
- a CDS encoding heavy metal sensor histidine kinase; amino-acid sequence: MAAHLTLALSLVAVVVFVTVAVLLQRALQEELHRTLDQDLAGKVDVVRHFVDEIQSAQDLGELRHHLDDVLIGDGEMRIWLMRDDGGVLYGGQRPPELTPRAGDRVQVRREDGLPMEGRRVRLPSTQVLPASELVVAVDTRPQAALLRRYRATIAMVCGLGVALTVLLTAWIARRSLRPVHRLSQEAASLSPTALAARLSPVQTHELQLLVDAFNRALDRVEAAYGQLEGFNADVAHELRTPLATMINATEVALRRERSADELRETLQLNLEVLREQSALVNDMLFLAQADRGRLADSLTPTDLHSEAQRVAEYFEPLLEELQQRVQVEGGATALCNPALVRRALVNLVGNATRYTAAGGCIHVDVSEHEGRVRLAVRNPGPPIPAESMPRLFERFFRANSARERSGSHHGLGLAIVRAIAVMHGGRTLAQCAEGWTEIGLEFPAQPRSDTLHRPSLPAVAAPNHSA
- a CDS encoding copper-binding protein; translation: MNFRAVILAAGLASLAPWIALAASEAPVATATPAAGYAQAEVKKIDVEQGKITLKHGPIENLGMPGMTMVFRADAATLAGVKVGDQVKFKADKVDGAIKVTELAPQ